The Hordeum vulgare subsp. vulgare chromosome 7H, MorexV3_pseudomolecules_assembly, whole genome shotgun sequence DNA window CCAGGTTGCCAAAACCAGCCGATACGGTGGTGGCGACAGTGAGCGAGCGAATCATCCTTCAGAGTTCTATAAAAGCCAGCTTCACCCTCCACATTCTCCCTCACTCGACGTCGACCAATCCCCGACCTCattcttcctctctctccctcctttctGTCCAGATCCTTGCAGATTTCGCCATGGAGTTCACTTTGACAAGCACCGCCACCGAGGTGCTGGACAAGGCTGCCGCTCTCGCGGCTGCCGGCCTCGGCTTGGAAGGAGAAGCTCTCGGTGCTTGGGGGATCGAGGAGAAGGCGACGGCGATCCGACGCTGGGCCAAGAAGCTTTCGGAGATGGAAAAGGCTGCTGCCCCCGTCCCTCCTGAGGTCGCTGGATCGGTTCCTCGCGCAGAGGAGATCGGATCGGACGTCAATCACGTCGGCGACGTGAAACGCGACGGCGTGGATCCCTCCATCTCCGCGGCCGTGAAGGATTCAGCGGTTAACTAGGATAGGCATGCAATAGCGAATTGTGCTGTTCCAGATTTATCATAGCTCGTTTACTTTTCTTCAATTCCAGGAATCCAGTTTCGTTTAATTTTCTTCAATTCCAGTTTCGTTGTAGCGCAACTATCATGTACTATCTTTTTGTATCATGGATTCGATGAAGATCCACCAGGAAATTTGTCTAAAGTTATGCTAGCAGTTGTTACTCTCGTGCTTAATTAGCTTTGTGCGTGTGTCTTGTGACCTTGTGGGAGAATAGATGTTAATTAACCTCGTAAATGCCTTCTTTTTATTTCGATACTCTTGGAAATGGCCTCGATGGTGAGGTCGCTGGAGAGGTTCCTCATCTAGGTTTTCATGGATCTGATGAAGATCGATCTGGAAATTAGTAAATTCTGTCATTAGAGTTGTTGCTGCCGTGCTTAATTATTTGTTTGTAAGTGTATTGTGGCCGGTGTGGCCGTGTGGTGTGGGTGACTATATCTTAGTTAGGTTCGTAAATGACTTACTTTTTATTTTGGAGATGGATCTAGATGAAAACTTTTGTTTTTTTTGGAGGAATGAGAATATCTTGTGGATACATGTGGAGTACGTATGATAGTACACCCTAGCCAACTACGTTATTCAAAATCTAACGAACATATGTATGAATGGCACAAACATATACTATATCATGAATtttattttcctctttctttaATTAAAACGGGTTAATATGTC harbors:
- the LOC123412122 gene encoding uncharacterized protein LOC123412122, which encodes MEFTLTSTATEVLDKAAALAAAGLGLEGEALGAWGIEEKATAIRRWAKKLSEMEKAAAPVPPEVAGSVPRAEEIGSDVNHVGDVKRDGVDPSISAAVKDSAVN